A single genomic interval of Pirellulales bacterium harbors:
- a CDS encoding 2Fe-2S iron-sulfur cluster-binding protein, with protein MGIVLIDGKEVEVGDNERLNGIQAARRAGVEIPYYCWHPGLTVVASCRMCLVETGSRHPETGAITMIPKLVPACQTPAKAGIVFVTNSEAVKQSRARVEEDLLIDHPIDCPICDKAGECLLQDYHFKHGQNQRRADIRPFSSRRRELGETVTLFVDRCVMCSRCVRFTREISGTKELLVINRGSHEEIDVFPGHPLANKMSGNVVDLCPVGALGDKDFLYTQRVWFMQSHPGVCAGCSTGCSILVDENQDTVYRLRPRENPFINKWWMCDEGRYGYHHVHHPERLVEARRHEATGYVNVDWSVIPAELDARLTKAGRLAAVISPHQTVEEAYLLAKLVRQYDPEAPLALGPVPMAGEDERFASGFTIHAEKCPNRRGVEAVLKDFSGAVMTFDEMLDQLDAEKIQAVWVAGGYREPWIDDATAERLAGERLLIVQDLFDSPLWQRATYQLPGASFAERSGSYVNFADRLQSFEWAIRPPAGVWIEGHLYWRMLGMRGLYNPRTVLSEIAANIGYFAAAGDEVPPVGVDLKVSLLASAT; from the coding sequence ATGGGAATCGTGCTAATCGACGGCAAAGAAGTCGAAGTCGGCGACAACGAGCGCTTGAATGGCATTCAGGCGGCTCGCCGGGCCGGCGTCGAGATACCGTATTACTGTTGGCATCCGGGGCTGACCGTGGTCGCAAGCTGCCGAATGTGCCTCGTCGAAACCGGCAGCCGCCATCCGGAAACTGGCGCGATCACGATGATCCCCAAGCTCGTCCCCGCCTGCCAAACGCCCGCCAAGGCCGGAATCGTGTTCGTCACCAATAGCGAAGCGGTCAAGCAGAGCCGCGCTCGGGTGGAAGAAGACTTGCTGATCGATCACCCGATCGATTGCCCGATCTGCGACAAGGCCGGCGAATGCCTGCTGCAAGACTATCACTTCAAGCATGGCCAGAACCAGCGCCGGGCCGACATCCGCCCCTTCAGCAGCCGCCGCCGCGAGTTGGGCGAGACAGTGACGCTGTTCGTCGATCGCTGCGTGATGTGCAGCCGTTGCGTGCGCTTCACGCGCGAGATCAGCGGCACGAAAGAGCTTTTGGTCATCAACCGCGGCAGCCACGAAGAGATCGACGTCTTCCCAGGCCATCCGCTGGCGAACAAGATGTCGGGCAATGTGGTCGATCTCTGCCCGGTCGGAGCGCTGGGAGACAAGGATTTCCTCTACACGCAGCGGGTCTGGTTCATGCAGAGCCATCCGGGCGTTTGCGCCGGCTGTTCGACCGGCTGCTCGATTCTGGTCGACGAGAATCAAGACACGGTTTATCGCCTCCGCCCTCGCGAGAATCCATTCATCAACAAATGGTGGATGTGCGACGAAGGGCGCTACGGCTACCATCACGTTCACCACCCGGAGCGGCTGGTCGAGGCCCGTCGGCACGAGGCGACCGGTTATGTGAATGTCGATTGGTCGGTGATTCCGGCTGAATTGGACGCTCGCTTGACGAAGGCGGGGCGGTTGGCGGCGGTGATTTCGCCGCACCAGACGGTCGAGGAAGCGTATCTATTGGCGAAGCTGGTGCGCCAATACGATCCGGAAGCCCCACTCGCGCTCGGGCCGGTGCCGATGGCCGGCGAGGATGAACGGTTCGCCAGCGGTTTCACGATCCATGCCGAGAAATGCCCGAATCGCCGCGGCGTCGAGGCCGTGCTCAAAGACTTTTCCGGCGCTGTGATGACGTTCGACGAAATGCTCGACCAACTCGACGCGGAAAAGATTCAGGCCGTGTGGGTCGCCGGCGGGTATCGCGAACCTTGGATCGACGATGCGACGGCCGAGCGGCTCGCCGGCGAGCGATTGTTGATCGTTCAGGACTTGTTCGATTCGCCGCTCTGGCAGCGGGCGACTTATCAACTGCCGGGCGCCTCGTTCGCCGAGCGGTCCGGTTCGTATGTGAATTTCGCCGACCGGCTGCAATCATTCGAATGGGCGATCCGGCCGCCGGCCGGCGTTTGGATCGAGGGGCATTTGTATTGGCGGATGCTTGGAATGCGCGGCTTGTACAATCCGCGCACGGTGCTAAGCGAAATCGCCGCCAACATCGGCTATTTTGCCGCCGCTGGGGACGAAGTCCCGCCGGTCGGAGTCGATTTGAAAGTCAGTTTGTTGGCAAGCGCCACATAA
- the nuoF gene encoding NADH-quinone oxidoreductase subunit NuoF, whose protein sequence is MPTFEPVLLANVGKPNSHTLAAYEAAGGYAALRKVLTEMTPPATTELVKQSNLRGRGGAGFPTGLKWTFLPKDHPGPIYMCINADESEPGTFNNRILMEDDPHQVLEGTIISCYATRATTAYIYLRFEYPLSYERLQAAIDECYAAGYLGKNILGTQFSLDIYLHRGAAAYICGEETGLIESLEGKRAWPRIKPPFPAVEGLFRKPTVVNNIETVACVTHIARRGAEWFKSIGVPADPKNPRDPGSYGPKLYCLSGHVNKPGCYEAPLGITCRQLIDEYGGGVWKGRKAKAAIPGGISMGLLSADELDTPLDFAGPGKVGCLGLGTAAVVVLDETVSIVDFLHNSCRFFQHESCGQCTPCREGTAWALRMLERIKAGRGRLRDLDLLLEIADSIGIIPGTTICGLADGAAWPMKNAIRKFRGEFEDYIKRTNPTGYNVTDAVNALPILAAH, encoded by the coding sequence ATGCCCACTTTCGAACCCGTCCTCCTCGCCAACGTCGGAAAGCCGAACAGCCATACGCTGGCCGCGTATGAAGCTGCCGGCGGCTACGCGGCGCTGCGCAAGGTGCTGACGGAGATGACGCCTCCGGCGACGACCGAGCTGGTCAAGCAGAGCAATCTCCGCGGTCGCGGCGGGGCCGGGTTTCCCACCGGGCTGAAATGGACCTTCCTGCCCAAGGACCATCCCGGCCCGATCTATATGTGCATCAACGCGGATGAGAGCGAGCCGGGCACGTTCAACAACCGCATCCTAATGGAAGACGACCCGCATCAGGTGCTCGAAGGAACCATCATCTCCTGCTACGCCACGCGGGCCACCACTGCGTATATCTACCTTCGCTTCGAGTATCCGCTCAGCTACGAGCGCCTGCAGGCCGCGATCGACGAATGTTATGCCGCCGGCTACTTGGGAAAGAACATTCTCGGCACCCAATTCTCGCTCGATATCTACCTCCATCGCGGCGCGGCCGCTTATATCTGCGGCGAGGAGACGGGCCTGATCGAGAGCCTCGAGGGTAAACGGGCGTGGCCGCGGATCAAGCCGCCGTTTCCGGCCGTCGAAGGGCTATTCCGCAAGCCGACGGTCGTGAACAACATCGAGACGGTCGCTTGCGTCACGCACATCGCCCGCCGCGGGGCGGAGTGGTTCAAGTCGATCGGAGTGCCGGCGGATCCGAAGAACCCGCGCGATCCGGGGAGCTACGGGCCCAAGCTTTATTGCCTGAGCGGTCACGTGAACAAGCCCGGCTGCTACGAGGCCCCGCTGGGGATCACCTGCCGGCAGTTGATCGACGAATACGGCGGCGGCGTTTGGAAAGGGCGGAAGGCGAAGGCCGCGATCCCCGGCGGGATCAGCATGGGCCTGTTGTCGGCCGACGAACTCGACACGCCGCTCGATTTCGCCGGGCCGGGCAAGGTCGGCTGCCTCGGCCTGGGGACCGCCGCGGTCGTCGTGCTCGACGAGACCGTCTCGATCGTCGATTTTCTGCACAACAGTTGCCGCTTCTTCCAGCACGAAAGCTGCGGCCAATGCACTCCATGCCGCGAAGGAACGGCTTGGGCGCTGCGGATGCTCGAACGCATCAAGGCCGGCCGCGGCCGGCTCCGCGACCTCGACCTGCTGCTGGAAATCGCCGATTCGATCGGCATCATCCCCGGCACGACGATCTGCGGGCTGGCGGACGGCGCGGCCTGGCCGATGAAGAACGCGATCCGGAAATTCCGCGGCGAGTTCGAAGATTACATCAAACGCACCAACCCCACGGGATACAACGTCACCGACGCGGTTAATGCCCTGCCGATCCTTGCGGCCCATTGA
- a CDS encoding NAD(P)H-dependent oxidoreductase subunit E: protein MATAERILTDEMVAAIKAYFPRYPTRQAVTLPALHIVNERLRYVPLAAVEEIAELLELAPAEVQDTLSFYGLFKQDRPHGKTRAWICRSVSCALRGGEEILEHLCHKAGVQPGQTTADGKLTLEFAECLGACEFAPCMLANQTLHKDLTPEKADAFLEQCRGTNGQP, encoded by the coding sequence ATGGCCACCGCCGAACGTATCTTGACCGACGAAATGGTTGCCGCCATCAAGGCGTATTTTCCGCGCTATCCGACTCGGCAAGCGGTCACCCTGCCAGCGCTACACATTGTGAACGAGCGTTTGCGGTACGTGCCGTTGGCGGCCGTCGAGGAGATTGCCGAGTTGCTCGAACTGGCGCCCGCCGAAGTACAAGACACGCTCTCGTTCTACGGGCTCTTCAAGCAGGACCGCCCGCACGGCAAGACCCGGGCCTGGATTTGCCGCTCGGTGAGCTGCGCATTGCGCGGCGGTGAAGAGATTCTGGAACATCTTTGCCACAAGGCGGGTGTTCAACCGGGACAAACAACGGCCGATGGCAAGCTGACGCTCGAATTCGCCGAGTGTCTCGGAGCCTGCGAATTCGCCCCCTGCATGTTGGCCAATCAGACATTGCACAAAGACCTGACACCCGAAAAAGCCGACGCATTCCTCGAGCAATGCCGCGGCACGAACGGACAACCGTAG